Sequence from the Candidatus Kinetoplastibacterium galatii TCC219 genome:
CTTCCAGTTAGATAATTTTATTTAATCATAGATTCCAGCGTAGCATGTTGCTTATAGCTGAAATAACCGCAATACCAGCAGTTTCTGTTCTAAGAATTCTAGACCCAAATCTCATGGGGTATATATTATTTAAATTAGTCACTAAATCTAATTCTTTTTCAGACCATCCGCCTTCAGGACCTACCATTATGGTTAATGATTTTGTGTCTTTAATTATTTCTAACACATCAAAAATATTATTTTTTGATAGTGGGTCGCACATTATAATAGGATCTTCTCTAGGCTGCATTAAGTAATTATTTAGATAAACACATTTATCAATTCTAGCTAATAAACTTCTCCCACACTGCTCACTAGCTGAAATTATAACACGTCTCCAGTGAGACAAGCTCTTCTCTAGATTATCGCTAGTGATATGATTGTTGCATCTTTGTGTTTGCATAGGAATAATGTGTTGAACTCCAAGTTCTATAGATTTTTCTATTATAAAGTCCATCTTATTCTTTGAGGTAATGGCTTGAGCTAAAGTTATATGCCCTGATAACTCCATTTCATTTTTAATATGCTCTCGTATTTCTGCAAAGAAATTCTTATTAGTTATAATTAGACTCGACATATACTCTCCTCCAAGACCATTGAAAAGTAAAATGTTGTCGCCGTGTTTTAGTCTAAGCACTTTAATGTGATGCACTACTTCATGAGGAAGCTGGATAATTTCATTTGTATTTAGACTGATGTCGCAAAAAAAACGTGATAAATGCATATTATTGATAAATTAATCCTGGTATTATCTTTACTTTGGCATACTGTGTTTACATAGATACATTAATTATAAACATAATCATAAATTTGTTTAGGCTAGGTTACTATATTTTACACAGATGATAAAATTAAAATCACTATATTGTTTATTTTTAAGCATTGGAGTTAAAGAGTTATCACATGAGTAATATGACAAACACACCTAAATATTTTTTGGCAGATTCTATACGTGTTTTATCTATGGATTCGGTGCAGCAAGCAAATTCAGGTCACCCTGGGGCTCCAATGGGAATGGCAGAAATGGCACAGGCATTATGGAAGAATAACTTGCGGCATAATCCGTCTGATCCTAACTGGATAAATCGAGATCGTTTTGTATTGTCCAACGGACATGGTTCTATGCTTCTATATTCTTTATTGCATTTGACTGGTTACGATCTATCTATAGATGATTTGAAGGGTTTTAGACAATTACACTCAAAAACTCCGGGCCATCCTGAAGTAGGCATCACTCCAGGTGTTGAAACAACAACTGGCCCTCTTGGGCAAGGTCTAGCTAATGCAGTAGGCATGGCATTGGCAGAGGCTCTATTAGCTTTGGAGTTTAATAGACCAGGGTTTGATATCATAAATCATTGGACTTACTCTATAGTCGGTGATGGATGTTTGATGGAAGGAATATCTCATGAAGTTTGTTCTCTTGCAGGCACCTTAAAATTATCTAAATTGGTAGTATTGTATGATGACAATGGTATTTCTATAGATGGTCACGTGAAAAACTGGTTTAATGATGATACAGCAACTCGCTTTCGTGGTTATAATTGGAATGTCATTGAAGAAGTTGATGGGCATAATGTAGATGCTGTTGATGCTGCGATAAAACTAGCCAAATCTCAGGATGAAAAACCAACCTTAATAATTTGTCGCACTATCATAGGAAAAGGTTCTCCAAATATGGCCGGAACTCATAGTGTGCACGGTTCTCCGTTAGGTAAGGATGAGGTAGCATTTACACGTGATAATCTTGGATGGAAACATGATAAATTCTTTATCCCAGAAGAGATATATAGAGAATGGGATGCTAAAGAAACTGGAGCTAGATTACAATCAGTATGGCAATCTAAATTTAGCGTTTATAGTGACAAATATCCTGAATTGTCTTCTGATCTTATCCGTAGAATGAATGGAGATCTACCTAAAAACTTTGATGATTTCTCAAACAAGCTTATTAATTTAACAATCGACAAATCTGAGACATTGGCAACTAGAAAGGCGTCCCAATTAGCTATTGCTGCGCTTGTGTCAGAAATGCCAGAATTATTGGGTGGGTCAGCTGATTTGACTGGATCAAATTTCACTGATTGGAAAGACTCTGTTTCTGTTAGGGCTGGTAGCAAAGGAATTAATTTTGGTAGGTACATAAACTACGGTGTGCGTGAATTTGGTATGGCTGCAATAATGAATGGAATATCATTACATGGTGGCTATCTACCATTCGGAGGTACTTTTCTAACTTTTTCTGATTATTCTCGA
This genomic interval carries:
- a CDS encoding 16S rRNA (uracil(1498)-N(3))-methyltransferase — its product is MHLSRFFCDISLNTNEIIQLPHEVVHHIKVLRLKHGDNILLFNGLGGEYMSSLIITNKNFFAEIREHIKNEMELSGHITLAQAITSKNKMDFIIEKSIELGVQHIIPMQTQRCNNHITSDNLEKSLSHWRRVIISASEQCGRSLLARIDKCVYLNNYLMQPREDPIIMCDPLSKNNIFDVLEIIKDTKSLTIMVGPEGGWSEKELDLVTNLNNIYPMRFGSRILRTETAGIAVISAISNMLRWNL
- the tkt gene encoding transketolase, whose protein sequence is MSNMTNTPKYFLADSIRVLSMDSVQQANSGHPGAPMGMAEMAQALWKNNLRHNPSDPNWINRDRFVLSNGHGSMLLYSLLHLTGYDLSIDDLKGFRQLHSKTPGHPEVGITPGVETTTGPLGQGLANAVGMALAEALLALEFNRPGFDIINHWTYSIVGDGCLMEGISHEVCSLAGTLKLSKLVVLYDDNGISIDGHVKNWFNDDTATRFRGYNWNVIEEVDGHNVDAVDAAIKLAKSQDEKPTLIICRTIIGKGSPNMAGTHSVHGSPLGKDEVAFTRDNLGWKHDKFFIPEEIYREWDAKETGARLQSVWQSKFSVYSDKYPELSSDLIRRMNGDLPKNFDDFSNKLINLTIDKSETLATRKASQLAIAALVSEMPELLGGSADLTGSNFTDWKDSVSVRAGSKGINFGRYINYGVREFGMAAIMNGISLHGGYLPFGGTFLTFSDYSRNAIRMAALMKQKVVHIFTHDSIGLGEDGPTHQSIEHAASLRLIPNLSVWRPCDTLETVVAWLYAVSRNSSIGMKVSDGGPTALLLSRQNLPFVQRDKETVEAINKGGYILKESSNPVAVIIATGSEVSIALDAQSKLSEEGIMVRVVSMPSTDVFDKQDISWKSKVLPNNLPRIAIEAGVTSGWYKYVGIDGIVLGIDRYGESAPAGCLFKFFGLTVDVVASAVRKILLNKGI